One window of the [Limnothrix rosea] IAM M-220 genome contains the following:
- the prmA gene encoding 50S ribosomal protein L11 methyltransferase — MSTNWWELQVLCEPSLEESIFWRLDDFGCRGMASEKKGKSFLIRAYSPQAEFDYLDLAALGLLLRQDSLMMGLPRPIVKWNMLDDEDWSSSWKSHWEPQEIGDRLLVCPEWIEPPETDRIVLKLDPGAAFGTGTHQTTQLCLEALEMRLGYKPETQVIADIGCGSGILSIGALLLGASQTFGVDTDILAIEASQGNRKLNHIASERMQVAKGSLDLLPAMYNGGFDGIVCNILAEIIIELIPQMSAIAKPTSWGILSGILIEQIKPIADTLEQHGWVIAALWKKDQWCCFNIRRAT; from the coding sequence ATGTCAACAAACTGGTGGGAACTACAGGTTTTGTGTGAGCCGAGTTTGGAGGAAAGTATTTTCTGGCGACTGGATGATTTTGGTTGTCGGGGTATGGCTTCTGAAAAAAAAGGCAAGTCGTTTCTCATCCGTGCCTATAGTCCCCAGGCAGAGTTTGATTATTTAGATTTAGCGGCGTTGGGGTTATTGCTGCGACAGGATTCTTTGATGATGGGTTTGCCGCGTCCCATTGTGAAGTGGAATATGCTGGATGATGAGGATTGGTCTAGTAGCTGGAAAAGTCACTGGGAGCCGCAAGAGATTGGCGATCGCCTCCTTGTTTGTCCAGAGTGGATTGAGCCACCGGAAACCGACCGAATTGTCTTAAAACTGGATCCCGGCGCAGCTTTTGGGACGGGCACTCATCAGACGACCCAGCTTTGCCTAGAAGCGCTAGAAATGCGTTTGGGGTATAAACCGGAAACCCAAGTGATTGCAGACATTGGTTGTGGCTCTGGCATTCTATCTATTGGGGCGTTGCTCCTAGGGGCATCCCAGACCTTCGGTGTGGATACAGATATCTTGGCCATTGAAGCGTCCCAAGGTAATCGCAAGTTAAATCATATTGCCTCGGAAAGAATGCAAGTGGCGAAGGGGAGTCTTGATCTCCTGCCAGCGATGTACAACGGTGGTTTTGATGGCATTGTTTGTAATATTTTGGCGGAAATTATTATTGAGCTGATTCCCCAAATGTCGGCGATCGCCAAGCCCACGAGCTGGGGAATTTTAAGCGGTATTTTAATCGAACAAATTAAACCCATTGCCGATACCCTCGAACAACACGGCTGGGTAATTGCCGCCCTCTGGAAAAAAGATCAATGGTGTTGCTTTAATATCCGTCGCGCAACCTAA
- the serA gene encoding phosphoglycerate dehydrogenase: protein MAKVLVSDSIDQAGIDILSQVAQVDIKVGLPVEELISIIPEYDALMIRSGTKVTKEVIEAAKNLKIIGRAGVGVDNVDIPAATRQGVIVVNSPEGNTIAAAEHALAMMLSLSRHIPNANQSVKANEWNRKKFIGAEVYKKTLGVVGLGKIGAHVATVGKAMGMKLLAYDPFISEERAGQIGCQLVDLDYLFSESDYITLHVPKTPETTHVIGEASIAKMKPTTRIVNCSRGGVVDEVAVAKAIREGRLAGAALDVFESEPLGESELRDIEEVVLTPHLGASTAEAQVNVAVDVAEQIRDVILGLPARSAVNIPGLNANVMEKLRPYLQLAETLGNMVGQLAGGRIEKLSVTLQGDLAEKEAKPLVVAALKGLLSPALRERVNYVNAEIEAKERGIRVIETRDESVRDYTGAIHLEATGADGENSVNGALLSDGEIRITNINGFPINVPPTGYMLFTLHRDVPGIIGKIGSLLGSFNVNIASMQVGRKIVRGDAVMVLSLDDPLPEGVLSEIMKVTGIRDAYTVKL, encoded by the coding sequence ATGGCTAAAGTTCTCGTCTCCGATTCCATTGATCAAGCGGGGATTGACATACTCTCGCAGGTTGCACAAGTAGACATTAAAGTGGGGCTTCCCGTCGAAGAACTCATCAGCATTATTCCCGAATACGATGCCCTGATGATTCGTTCTGGCACAAAAGTCACAAAAGAAGTCATAGAAGCTGCCAAAAACCTCAAAATTATTGGTCGCGCTGGTGTTGGGGTAGACAACGTTGATATTCCCGCTGCGACTCGTCAAGGCGTTATCGTTGTAAATTCTCCAGAAGGGAATACCATTGCCGCCGCTGAGCACGCCTTAGCCATGATGCTATCCCTGTCCCGCCACATTCCTAACGCAAACCAATCCGTTAAAGCTAATGAGTGGAATCGCAAGAAATTTATTGGCGCAGAAGTTTATAAGAAAACCCTCGGCGTTGTTGGCCTTGGTAAAATCGGGGCCCACGTAGCAACAGTCGGTAAGGCCATGGGTATGAAGCTCCTCGCCTACGATCCCTTCATCTCCGAAGAGCGTGCCGGACAAATCGGTTGCCAACTCGTTGATCTCGACTATCTCTTTAGCGAATCGGACTACATTACCCTCCACGTCCCTAAAACCCCCGAAACAACCCATGTCATCGGTGAAGCATCCATCGCCAAGATGAAGCCCACAACCCGCATCGTGAACTGCTCCCGTGGTGGTGTGGTTGATGAAGTTGCTGTGGCTAAGGCCATTCGCGAAGGTCGCCTTGCCGGTGCAGCCCTTGACGTATTTGAATCGGAGCCTCTGGGAGAATCGGAACTGCGTGACATTGAAGAAGTCGTTCTCACACCTCACCTTGGTGCTTCTACTGCCGAAGCTCAAGTGAATGTTGCCGTTGATGTCGCGGAGCAAATCCGTGATGTCATCCTTGGGTTGCCGGCTCGTTCTGCGGTGAATATTCCGGGTCTTAATGCTAACGTCATGGAAAAACTCCGTCCCTATCTCCAGTTGGCGGAAACCCTCGGTAATATGGTGGGTCAGTTGGCGGGTGGACGTATCGAGAAATTGAGCGTGACACTACAGGGTGATTTGGCTGAAAAGGAAGCAAAGCCCCTCGTTGTTGCAGCTCTCAAAGGTCTGCTTTCGCCTGCATTGCGTGAGCGGGTGAACTACGTTAATGCTGAAATTGAAGCAAAGGAACGGGGCATCCGCGTTATTGAAACCCGTGACGAGTCTGTTCGTGATTACACCGGGGCGATTCACCTAGAGGCGACGGGTGCTGATGGTGAAAATTCGGTGAATGGTGCGTTGCTCAGTGATGGCGAGATTCGTATTACCAATATCAATGGTTTTCCCATTAATGTGCCGCCGACGGGCTATATGCTCTTTACGCTGCACCGCGATGTGCCGGGAATTATCGGTAAGATTGGCTCGCTCCTCGGTAGCTTTAACGTCAATATTGCCAGTATGCAAGTGGGACGTAAAATTGTACGTGGTGATGCTGTGATGGTGTTGAGTCTAGATGATCCTCTACCTGAAGGTGTTTTAAGCGAAATCATGAAAGTGACCGGAATTCGGGACGCTTACACCGTTAAATTGTAA
- the rimM gene encoding ribosome maturation factor RimM (Essential for efficient processing of 16S rRNA) — protein sequence MTEQEWITVGKIVAAQGLKGEVRVKPSTDFPERFEVPGQRWLRLPNTSQEPQSVELERGRIIPGKNVFVVKFEHITDRSQAEALRHAEVLVRAGDRPELEEGEYHVSDLIGLTVLDTNTKKKLGVVTDLYSAGQDVLEVTDEQKQKHLVPFVKEIVPVVDLVEEQLEVDAPSGLFGD from the coding sequence GTGACAGAGCAAGAGTGGATTACGGTGGGCAAAATTGTGGCAGCCCAAGGGCTAAAGGGAGAAGTGCGGGTTAAACCTAGTACTGATTTCCCAGAGCGGTTTGAAGTGCCGGGGCAACGTTGGCTGCGGTTACCGAATACTTCCCAAGAACCCCAATCTGTTGAGCTGGAGCGGGGCAGAATTATTCCCGGCAAAAATGTTTTTGTGGTTAAGTTTGAGCATATTACTGACCGCTCCCAGGCTGAGGCTTTACGCCATGCGGAGGTTTTAGTGCGTGCCGGCGATCGCCCAGAACTAGAAGAAGGAGAATATCACGTCAGCGATTTAATCGGTCTGACTGTCCTCGACACCAATACCAAAAAAAAGTTAGGCGTTGTCACCGATCTATACTCAGCCGGACAAGATGTACTTGAGGTGACTGACGAGCAAAAACAGAAGCATCTCGTGCCCTTTGTGAAGGAAATTGTGCCCGTAGTTGATTTGGTAGAAGAACAGCTAGAGGTCGATGCCCCATCGGGTTTATTCGGTGACTAA
- the lepB gene encoding signal peptidase I: MSDQEQSSKANATANTTSLRSRIWENVKILGIALVIAITVRGLIVEPRYIPSGSMLPTLQLGDRVVVEKVSYRFQPVHRGDIIVFRTPPQLELFGYDPKQAFIKRVMAEPGQTIAVHDGVVYLDGEPLEEDFIAAPPEYELQPLTVPPNNFFVMGDNRNNSNDSHIWGFVPEQNIIGHAIARFWPPDRLGQLSS, from the coding sequence ATGAGCGATCAGGAGCAATCTTCTAAAGCGAATGCTACGGCAAATACAACATCCCTTCGTTCTCGGATTTGGGAAAATGTCAAGATCCTCGGCATTGCTCTGGTTATTGCGATTACGGTGCGGGGGTTGATCGTAGAGCCTCGTTATATTCCATCTGGTTCGATGCTGCCGACTCTACAGCTCGGCGATCGCGTGGTGGTGGAGAAAGTGTCCTACCGCTTCCAACCGGTACACCGGGGCGACATTATCGTATTTCGGACACCGCCCCAACTAGAGCTTTTTGGTTATGACCCCAAGCAAGCCTTTATTAAACGGGTGATGGCTGAGCCGGGACAAACGATCGCCGTCCATGATGGTGTGGTTTACCTTGACGGTGAGCCCCTTGAAGAGGACTTTATTGCCGCGCCGCCAGAGTACGAATTACAGCCCTTGACTGTGCCCCCCAATAATTTTTTTGTGATGGGGGACAATCGTAATAACAGTAATGATTCCCATATTTGGGGCTTTGTGCCGGAGCAAAATATCATCGGCCACGCGATCGCCCGTTTTTGGCCACCAGACCGTTTGGGACAATTGTCGTCTTAG
- a CDS encoding ChaN family lipoprotein — MQLFFSLFITFCLCWVQPVFAAELSEPQAKILAVLEQAPVVYLGEIHDHLADHEAEYDLLTKLYTNNQNLALGFEMFQRPFQPYLSRYLADEMTEEELQELSEYDRRWGFDWEYYAPLLRFAKAHQIPLVALNTPAEITNKVAVEGLDSLEEQDYRYIPARQDLDFSNQAYLDEIEASFLAHIEGDYGNQAVKLENFTAAQILWDETMAEAIADYLQDHPEQQFITFVGQAHLANNYGIPDRVARRIPTVTTQQKTVFLSSSNSTEDSNLADFLWHTTAD, encoded by the coding sequence ATGCAGCTTTTTTTTAGTCTTTTTATTACTTTTTGTTTGTGTTGGGTGCAGCCCGTTTTTGCCGCAGAGTTAAGCGAGCCCCAAGCTAAAATTCTTGCTGTTTTAGAGCAAGCGCCAGTGGTTTACCTTGGCGAAATCCACGACCATCTCGCAGATCATGAGGCTGAATATGATTTGCTCACAAAGCTGTACACAAATAATCAAAATTTGGCGCTAGGCTTCGAGATGTTCCAGCGACCATTTCAGCCTTATCTATCGAGATACTTAGCCGACGAAATGACGGAAGAGGAACTGCAAGAACTTAGCGAATACGATCGCCGCTGGGGATTTGACTGGGAATATTACGCGCCGCTTTTGAGATTTGCCAAGGCTCATCAGATCCCGCTCGTTGCGTTAAATACGCCCGCTGAGATTACCAATAAAGTTGCGGTTGAGGGGCTAGATAGCCTCGAAGAGCAGGATTATCGCTACATTCCGGCGCGGCAAGATTTAGATTTTTCTAATCAAGCTTATCTCGATGAAATTGAAGCAAGCTTTCTGGCGCACATTGAGGGGGATTACGGTAATCAAGCTGTCAAGTTAGAAAATTTTACCGCCGCACAAATTCTGTGGGATGAAACAATGGCTGAGGCGATCGCCGACTATCTCCAAGATCACCCGGAGCAACAATTTATCACCTTCGTTGGGCAAGCTCATCTAGCTAATAATTACGGCATTCCAGACCGCGTTGCCCGCCGCATTCCGACAGTAACAACGCAACAAAAAACAGTTTTTCTCAGTTCCAGTAACTCAACAGAAGACAGCAACTTAGCTGATTTTCTTTGGCACACAACCGCAGACTAA
- a CDS encoding class I SAM-dependent methyltransferase — translation MNKILNLTPELYQYVLDNSLREHPVLTELRQFTATQRAANMQISPDQGQFMGWLLQLIGAKKTLDIGVFTGYSALVAALAIPDDGQVIACDRNPDCTKIAQQYWQKAGVAYKIDLRLADALETLDKLLANGEASTFDFSFIDADKRNYINYFEKSLMLLRQGGVIAIDNVLWSGRVADPNDDDKRTPVIRAFNETLHNDERVDLSLLAIADGLTLARKL, via the coding sequence ATGAATAAAATCCTTAATCTCACGCCTGAGCTGTATCAATATGTCCTTGATAATTCCTTACGGGAGCATCCAGTCCTGACAGAATTACGGCAATTTACTGCAACGCAGCGAGCCGCGAACATGCAAATCTCGCCGGATCAAGGTCAGTTTATGGGGTGGCTATTACAGTTGATAGGTGCAAAGAAAACCTTAGATATTGGCGTGTTTACGGGTTATAGTGCCCTCGTCGCAGCGTTAGCAATTCCCGATGACGGTCAAGTTATAGCCTGCGATCGCAACCCAGACTGTACAAAAATTGCTCAGCAATATTGGCAAAAAGCGGGTGTTGCGTACAAAATCGATTTACGGTTAGCCGATGCCCTAGAGACCTTAGATAAACTGCTTGCCAATGGCGAGGCTAGCACCTTTGATTTTTCGTTTATTGATGCCGACAAACGTAATTACATCAACTACTTTGAGAAGTCTTTAATGCTACTGCGTCAGGGCGGTGTGATTGCCATTGATAATGTGCTGTGGTCTGGGCGGGTGGCTGATCCGAATGATGATGATAAACGTACTCCCGTCATTCGCGCATTTAATGAGACCCTCCACAATGATGAACGGGTTGATTTGAGTTTATTGGCGATCGCCGACGGTTTGACCCTTGCCCGCAAACTTTAA
- a CDS encoding ABC-F family ATP-binding cassette domain-containing protein — protein MLRLEHIRKIYPTGEVLKDVNWEVKAGERVGLVGVNGAGKSTQMKIIMGEIEATDGEIIRPADLRIAHLTQEFDVVPTRTVREEMWTVFVEANAAQEEINEIQHKMAEPDADLDDLIHKLDRAQRKFEGLDGYRLESNIEKILPEVGFEIEDGDRLVSSFSGGWQMRISLGKILLQDPDILLLDEPTNHLDLETIEWLENYLRGLTTPMVIISHDREFLDRLCTKIVETERGVSTTYLGNYSQYLLQKEENKNAQQSAFERQQKEIAKQQEFVEKFRASATRSTQAKSREKQLEKIERVEAVVSDVRTLKFKFPPAPRGGEEVATITDLTHSYNDKILFLGANLQIERGDRIAFLGPNGCGKSTLLRFITGNEQPEDGSAKFGTHNIIPGYFEQNQAEALDLNKTVMDTIHDEVPDWENREVRTLLGQFLFSGDTVFKKVESLSGGEKARLALAKMLLVPANFLILDEPTNHLDIPAKEMLERSLKEYDGTMAIVSHDRYFISQVANKIVEVRDGELIVYNGDYHYYLEKIEQEKAAEKARLKAEQDAKKKAAKKAKNEAKKANKKKAATR, from the coding sequence ATGTTAAGACTTGAGCACATCCGCAAAATTTACCCGACAGGCGAAGTTCTCAAGGACGTTAACTGGGAAGTGAAGGCTGGTGAGCGCGTCGGTTTAGTCGGCGTAAATGGTGCCGGCAAATCGACTCAGATGAAAATCATTATGGGTGAGATCGAGGCCACTGATGGTGAGATTATTCGGCCTGCGGATCTGAGAATTGCCCACCTGACCCAAGAATTTGATGTTGTGCCCACTCGCACGGTTCGCGAAGAAATGTGGACGGTTTTTGTGGAGGCCAATGCGGCACAGGAAGAGATTAACGAGATTCAGCACAAGATGGCGGAGCCGGATGCGGATCTTGATGATCTGATCCATAAGCTTGACCGTGCCCAGCGGAAATTTGAAGGTCTTGATGGCTATCGTCTTGAGTCGAACATCGAAAAGATTCTCCCTGAAGTTGGTTTTGAAATCGAAGACGGCGATCGCCTCGTGAGTTCCTTTAGCGGCGGCTGGCAAATGCGCATCAGTTTGGGCAAAATCTTGCTCCAAGACCCAGACATTTTGCTGTTGGACGAGCCGACAAACCACCTTGATCTTGAAACTATCGAGTGGCTAGAAAACTATCTTCGCGGTTTAACCACACCGATGGTAATCATTTCCCATGACCGGGAATTCCTTGATCGCCTCTGCACAAAAATTGTCGAAACCGAGCGCGGTGTTTCTACAACCTACCTCGGTAATTATTCTCAGTATTTACTTCAAAAAGAAGAAAATAAAAACGCCCAGCAGTCAGCCTTTGAACGCCAGCAAAAGGAAATTGCCAAACAGCAAGAATTCGTCGAAAAGTTCCGTGCCAGCGCCACCCGTAGTACCCAAGCGAAAAGTAGAGAAAAGCAGCTCGAAAAAATCGAGCGGGTTGAAGCGGTGGTCAGCGATGTACGTACTCTGAAATTCAAATTTCCCCCTGCTCCCCGTGGCGGTGAAGAAGTTGCTACTATTACGGATCTCACCCATTCTTACAACGATAAAATTCTGTTTCTCGGCGCAAATCTCCAAATCGAACGCGGCGATCGCATTGCCTTTCTGGGGCCAAACGGTTGCGGCAAATCTACGTTATTGCGCTTTATCACGGGTAACGAGCAGCCGGAAGACGGTTCTGCTAAATTTGGAACCCACAACATTATTCCCGGTTATTTTGAGCAAAACCAAGCCGAAGCCCTTGACCTCAACAAAACAGTCATGGACACCATCCACGACGAAGTACCCGATTGGGAAAACCGTGAAGTGCGCACCCTACTCGGTCAATTTTTATTTAGTGGCGATACCGTATTCAAAAAAGTCGAATCCCTCAGCGGTGGCGAAAAAGCCCGCTTGGCCCTCGCAAAAATGCTCCTCGTTCCGGCGAACTTCCTCATCCTCGACGAGCCGACAAATCACCTTGATATTCCTGCTAAGGAAATGCTCGAGCGTTCCCTCAAGGAATATGACGGGACGATGGCGATCGTTTCCCACGACAGATATTTCATTTCCCAAGTGGCAAATAAAATTGTGGAAGTGCGAGACGGTGAACTGATCGTTTATAACGGTGATTATCACTATTATCTAGAAAAAATCGAGCAAGAAAAAGCTGCCGAAAAAGCGCGCCTCAAGGCAGAGCAGGATGCCAAGAAAAAAGCTGCCAAAAAAGCAAAAAATGAGGCAAAAAAGGCAAATAAGAAAAAAGCAGCAACCCGTTAA
- a CDS encoding glycosyltransferase has protein sequence MHIGLYCPAETGHLNTMLPIGEALKQRRHQVTFIGVEDAQDKVEAAGLNFCAVGVEDFPKGSAEKMFAELGELEGIAALLYTVNFFKKLTTIVLKDAIDVCNKLALDGFVIDQSTVEGSAIADYLQLPYVTVCSALPFNQEAGVPPVFSTWEYRNTWWAKLRNQSIHLIGSLIGKSVQKPARAFRKKHNLPNPENFDSPLAILCQEPAALEFPRRELAEHFHFTGPYHTTTSRKKIDFPWDKLTGQPLIYASMGTLQNRLDNVFQMIAIACKDLDVQLIISLGGALNPEDLPALEGNPLVVRYAPQIELLQKATLTITHAGMNTTLESLTYGVPLVAIPVTNDQPGIAARIKWSGAGEFINLNQLSSQKLQTTIQQVLSTPSYRENAQKLQTQIQSAGGTNKAVKIIEQALTTKQPVIGNSR, from the coding sequence ATGCATATCGGTTTGTATTGTCCTGCGGAAACGGGTCATCTTAATACGATGCTGCCTATTGGCGAAGCGCTAAAGCAACGGAGGCATCAAGTGACTTTTATTGGGGTTGAAGATGCCCAAGACAAAGTAGAGGCTGCGGGGCTAAATTTTTGTGCTGTCGGTGTGGAGGATTTTCCGAAAGGTAGTGCTGAAAAAATGTTTGCGGAGTTGGGAGAGCTAGAGGGTATTGCTGCTCTTTTGTATACGGTCAATTTTTTTAAAAAGCTCACAACTATCGTCTTAAAAGATGCCATAGATGTTTGTAACAAATTAGCGTTGGATGGCTTCGTAATTGATCAATCAACGGTCGAAGGTTCGGCGATCGCCGACTATTTACAACTTCCCTATGTAACCGTTTGTAGCGCTTTGCCGTTTAACCAAGAAGCTGGCGTTCCACCTGTATTTAGCACTTGGGAATATCGCAATACATGGTGGGCAAAACTAAGAAATCAATCAATTCATCTTATTGGTTCGTTGATTGGGAAATCTGTGCAAAAGCCAGCTAGGGCATTCCGAAAAAAACATAATCTTCCAAATCCCGAAAATTTTGACTCTCCTCTAGCCATCCTCTGTCAAGAACCAGCAGCTTTAGAGTTTCCGCGCCGTGAATTAGCTGAACATTTCCATTTTACGGGGCCCTATCACACCACGACAAGTCGGAAAAAAATAGATTTTCCTTGGGATAAATTAACAGGTCAACCGCTGATTTATGCCTCAATGGGAACGCTACAAAATCGACTAGATAATGTTTTTCAAATGATTGCGATCGCCTGCAAAGATCTCGATGTTCAGCTCATAATTTCTCTCGGTGGCGCATTAAATCCAGAAGATCTTCCCGCCCTTGAAGGTAATCCATTGGTTGTCCGTTATGCACCGCAAATTGAACTCCTCCAAAAGGCAACTTTAACGATTACCCATGCAGGTATGAATACAACCCTAGAATCGTTAACCTATGGTGTTCCTTTGGTGGCAATTCCTGTGACGAATGACCAACCGGGTATTGCTGCTCGAATCAAATGGTCAGGGGCTGGTGAATTTATTAATCTAAACCAGCTATCATCACAAAAATTACAAACAACAATTCAGCAAGTTTTAAGCACACCGTCCTATCGCGAAAATGCTCAGAAATTGCAAACACAAATTCAATCCGCCGGCGGTACAAATAAAGCTGTTAAAATCATTGAACAAGCATTAACAACAAAACAACCAGTGATCGGTAATTCGCGATGA
- a CDS encoding alpha/beta fold hydrolase: MKNFIQLEDYQAAYTVTGTGKPLILLHGFFGDAWTLNNLVEELKSEFQCFNLELLGFGDSAKPKINYLISDQVVFLQSFIEALALEDYYLVGYSYGAWVASAYAIAAGRGDFSSTLNSIALLAPTGIRDDSFTGRYDHLKPLLWETPIVDWAIAALRPMMAIAGQKDYFETIVQARNAMMSQPAAAAFLKSRLRPEDAVDTVEQELHHVQCLSLVLAAGNDKHIPFWHCETYQEKISNAQLFKIENADHDFVQTHSTEIAHILRTNFKQSAPAQTMMQRD; the protein is encoded by the coding sequence ATGAAAAACTTCATTCAACTAGAGGACTATCAAGCTGCTTATACTGTCACAGGCACAGGTAAGCCTTTAATTTTGTTGCATGGCTTTTTTGGTGATGCTTGGACTTTAAATAATTTGGTGGAAGAATTAAAATCCGAATTTCAATGTTTTAATTTAGAATTATTGGGATTTGGGGATTCGGCTAAACCAAAAATCAATTATTTGATTAGTGATCAGGTGGTTTTTCTTCAGTCTTTTATCGAAGCTTTAGCGTTAGAAGATTATTATTTAGTGGGATATTCCTATGGTGCTTGGGTGGCATCAGCCTACGCGATCGCCGCTGGGCGTGGGGATTTTTCAAGTACTTTAAATAGCATTGCATTGCTTGCACCAACTGGGATTCGAGATGATAGTTTCACTGGACGCTATGATCATCTGAAACCCTTACTTTGGGAAACACCGATTGTCGATTGGGCGATCGCTGCCCTTAGACCGATGATGGCGATCGCCGGACAAAAAGACTATTTTGAAACCATTGTTCAGGCGCGGAATGCGATGATGAGTCAACCTGCGGCTGCCGCTTTTTTAAAGTCTCGACTTCGCCCTGAAGACGCAGTTGATACTGTCGAGCAAGAGCTACACCATGTCCAATGTTTAAGTTTAGTTTTAGCAGCAGGAAATGATAAACATATTCCTTTTTGGCATTGTGAAACCTATCAAGAAAAAATCTCTAATGCCCAACTTTTTAAGATTGAAAATGCTGACCATGACTTTGTCCAAACCCACAGCACAGAAATTGCTCACATTTTAAGAACAAACTTTAAGCAATCTGCTCCAGCACAAACCATGATGCAGCGTGATTGA
- a CDS encoding FAD-dependent oxidoreductase, whose protein sequence is MKTFQTKVLVVGGGTGGTAAALQCARSGVDTILVSEFVWLGGMLTAAGVAAPDGNELLSLQTGLWGAFLRELQKRQKEGLDHSWVSMFTFDPRLGAEIFAEWVKAEKHLTWISGQVPLEVKKQGDRLTGVRFEKYEINADIIIDGTELGDILALGDVPHRWGWDWDTEITMDEPSALEKPNKMSETYPVQSPTWVFYMQENGVKPPVGYSDYTKFKGAWKEGDLDLFMNYGGLPDGKFMLNWPIAGNDYGLDAHRLLDPDTRQDFYKDAQAHSFAFADHIYRESEGKYGLATGIFPHNLGQGSFALMPYFRESRRIIGTETFTEDQLLPDGDVALIPIDSDWNITAIAIGNYPNDHHYPDFKFPLFPKSINWGGRVTGTAFTLPFSVLIPVETEGLIACEKNIAVSHMANGSTRLQPLVMNTGQAAGQTAALAIQNHCSPRNISVRELQEKLLTDFYAPAAIMPFYNLPLEHPEWLKWQRFYLDNPDQYPQTGICPCSEFQSPLTPQAKEYSGTVEKVSDRLYYVQLDNNQGYSRLITLNPEIHQWLSGLESSQKVNMFGRINHAASWFVLEQIA, encoded by the coding sequence ATGAAAACGTTTCAAACAAAGGTGTTAGTGGTTGGTGGTGGTACGGGTGGTACTGCGGCGGCTTTGCAATGTGCGCGTAGTGGCGTTGATACGATTCTTGTCAGCGAGTTTGTCTGGCTTGGTGGTATGTTGACGGCGGCGGGGGTGGCGGCACCGGATGGTAATGAACTTTTATCTTTGCAAACGGGATTGTGGGGGGCTTTTCTCAGGGAATTACAAAAGCGTCAAAAGGAAGGGCTAGACCACAGTTGGGTCAGTATGTTTACTTTTGATCCGCGTTTGGGTGCTGAAATTTTTGCGGAATGGGTCAAAGCGGAAAAGCATCTCACTTGGATCTCGGGGCAAGTTCCTCTTGAGGTCAAAAAGCAGGGCGATCGCCTGACTGGAGTCCGTTTTGAGAAGTACGAAATTAACGCAGATATTATTATCGATGGCACAGAGTTGGGAGATATTTTGGCGTTGGGAGATGTGCCCCACCGCTGGGGTTGGGACTGGGATACTGAGATTACGATGGACGAACCTAGTGCCCTAGAAAAGCCGAATAAAATGTCCGAAACCTATCCGGTGCAGTCGCCGACATGGGTTTTTTATATGCAGGAAAACGGTGTCAAACCACCCGTTGGCTATAGCGATTACACCAAATTTAAGGGGGCTTGGAAAGAGGGCGATCTTGATTTATTTATGAATTATGGTGGGCTGCCGGACGGGAAATTTATGCTGAATTGGCCGATCGCCGGCAATGATTACGGCTTAGATGCTCATCGATTATTAGATCCTGATACCCGCCAAGATTTTTACAAGGATGCCCAAGCTCACAGTTTTGCTTTTGCCGACCATATCTATCGAGAGTCTGAGGGCAAATATGGCTTGGCAACGGGAATTTTTCCCCACAATTTAGGTCAAGGTAGTTTTGCTTTGATGCCCTATTTCCGCGAAAGTCGCCGCATTATTGGTACAGAAACATTCACCGAAGATCAACTTTTACCGGATGGAGATGTTGCTCTAATTCCCATTGATAGCGACTGGAACATTACGGCGATCGCCATCGGTAATTACCCCAATGATCACCACTATCCTGACTTTAAGTTTCCCCTATTTCCTAAGTCTATTAACTGGGGAGGAAGGGTGACGGGAACAGCTTTTACCTTGCCATTTTCTGTCCTCATTCCAGTAGAAACCGAAGGATTAATTGCCTGTGAAAAAAATATCGCAGTGTCTCATATGGCGAATGGCTCAACGCGTTTGCAACCATTAGTGATGAATACAGGACAAGCCGCCGGACAAACTGCCGCTTTAGCGATTCAAAATCACTGTTCTCCCCGGAATATTTCAGTGCGGGAATTGCAGGAAAAGTTATTAACAGATTTCTATGCTCCGGCTGCAATTATGCCTTTTTATAATTTGCCTTTAGAGCATCCAGAATGGCTGAAATGGCAACGGTTTTATCTCGATAATCCCGACCAATATCCCCAAACTGGTATCTGCCCTTGTAGTGAGTTTCAATCACCTTTAACTCCCCAAGCTAAAGAGTATTCTGGCACTGTCGAAAAAGTCAGCGATCGCCTTTATTATGTACAACTAGATAATAATCAAGGTTACTCCCGGTTAATTACCCTTAATCCAGAAATCCATCAGTGGCTAAGTGGGTTAGAGTCCTCTCAGAAAGTCAACATGTTTGGGCGTATCAATCACGCTGCATCATGGTTTGTGCTGGAGCAGATTGCTTAA